A DNA window from Naumovozyma dairenensis CBS 421 chromosome 8, complete genome contains the following coding sequences:
- the NDAI0H03590 gene encoding uncharacterized protein (similar to Saccharomyces cerevisiae YFR018C; ancestral locus Anc_1.361), producing MVLVRLPLLLKLPIILWFFFYNIDIIRCEKILDNDGNNNDWLLNSSGSGLGISQLKYHEENLYKELNIIPKKDEEEKSHNNLILPFNGTRVPGSLESLKIQDYIINHFNNTLKLNWTIELDNFQENGYNFTNMIFSLLPGNNDEDTNMNDKYLVLAVHYDTMIKPEGFIGAMDSGASCGILLYLSKFIDTIYSYDHDDDMEVTSTLAYSIGKKWHKKKNIYDFTKLYDDNSSGTFKGIKIIFFDGEEAIEKWSDDDSIYGSRHLAKKWQEQKQTIKLKNGTIIETNELDNIEVFVLLDLLGSKSDTLESIMGQRVPSYYSETHMHYGLLSTIEGEYFESNISSRMESSRIPVLDPSNLVFEQFGMSVIGDDHLPFYDYGVPILHLIPYPFPSSWHTMSDTFANLDQEQVNRWAIILSEFTLSWMSS from the coding sequence ATGGTGTTGGTTAGACTTCCGTTATTGCTGAAACTTCCAATTATATTAtggtttttcttttataatatCGATATCATAAGATGTGAAAAGATCTTGGATAatgatggtaataataatgattggTTATTAAATTCCAGTGGTAGTGGATTAGGTATTAGTCAATTAAAGTATCATGAAGAgaatttatataaagagttgaatataattccaaaaaaagacgaggaagaaaaaagtcataataatttgatattACCATTTAATGGTACTAGAGTTCCAGGTAGCTTAGAATCTCTAAAGATTCAAGATTACATTATTAATCATTTCAATAATACATTAAAACTGAATTGGACCATTGAATTAGATAACTTCCAAGAAAATGGATATAATTTTACCAATATGATTTTCAGTTTATTACCTGGGAATAACGATGAAGATACGAATatgaatgataaatatttagtaTTGGCTGTACATTATGATACTATGATTAAACCTGAAGGATTTATTGGAGCAATGGATAGTGGAGCTTCATGTGGTATTTTACTATATCTTagtaaatttattgatacGATATATTCGTATGatcatgatgatgatatggAAGTAACTTCGACTTTAGCATATTCAATTGGCAAAAAATGGCataagaaaaagaatatatatgattTCACGAAATTGTATGATGATAACAGTAGTGGCACATTTAAGGGAATCAAgataattttctttgacGGGGAAGAAGCGATTGAGAAGTGgagtgatgatgattctaTATATGGGTCTCGTCATTTGGCGAAGAAATGGCAAGAGCAAAAGCAAACtatcaaattgaagaatGGTACTATAATTGAAACCAATGAATTGGATAATATTGAAGTATTTGTGTTATTAGATCTTCTTGGTAGTAAAAGTGACACATTAGAAAGTATTATGGGTCAAAGGGTACCAAGCTATTATTCTGAGACACATATGCATTACGGATTATTGAGTACTATCGAGGGAGAATATTTTGAGtcaaatatatcatctCGAATGGAGAGTAGTCGTATTCCAGTATTAGATCCAAGTAATTTAGTGTTTGAACAATTTGGTATGTCAGTAATTGGAGATGATCATTTACCGTTTTATGATTATGGAGTCCCCATTTTACATTTGATACCGTATCCCTTCCCTTCAAGTTGGCATACGATGTCAGATACGTTTGCTAATTTAGATCAAGAACAAGTGAACCGTTGGGCTATCATTTTGAGTGAGTTCACTCTTTCTTGGATGTCGTCATAG
- the IGD1 gene encoding Igd1p (similar to Saccharomyces cerevisiae YFR017C and YOL024W; ancestral locus Anc_1.363) has product MSNTKSNLQVPDDGGNGGFTASEDFINLNEPPRPKASPNPSEMNFPSSRSNFDINNNNNSTTTNPMEHSSPREGGIAAGPGNTSVEAPAPRKLHIRRHSTNYIDALSNKQGQKESKSQDGNHDNNKRDEQDPLSPIAISPEKRQREHDPIKKGTRPKQTVSPSMDFQDLRHENQLKSSGNANSYFLDNENENSNDNVQKYSGNDYRTRHKCSDMGDYILGNSKHSNEEDNNVVNANLDQQKPKNSNDGDDDDGQTTLGQDAQIPVPPATLERRRSSFEYEDFKKDIYDRLKMFETK; this is encoded by the coding sequence ATGTCCAATACTAAAAGTAACTTACAAGTCCCTGATGATGGAGGCAATGGTGGTTTCACGGCATCTGAAGATTTTATAAACTTAAATGAACCACCAAGACCAAAGGCAAGTCCAAATCCTTCTGAAATGAATTTTCCCTCTTCAAGAAGTAACTTCGacatcaataataataataatagtaccACCACTAATCCAATGGAGCATAGTTCCCCTCGTGAGGGGGGCATTGCTGCTGGTCCCGGTAATACGTCAGTAGAGGCCCCAGCTCCTAGAAAGTTACACATCAGACGTCATTCCACAAATTATATAGACGCATTGTCAAATAAACAAGGGCAAAAGGAATCAAAAAGCCAAGATGGAAatcatgataataataaacgTGATGAACAAGATCCATTGTCTCCTATAGCTATATCTCCTGAGAAAAGACAACGGGAACATGACCCTATAAAAAAGGGAACGAGACCAAAACAAACCGTTTCTCCATCAATGGATTTCCAAGATTTAAGACAtgaaaatcaattgaaaagtaGTGGTAATGCCAACAGTTACTTTCTAGATaacgaaaatgaaaacagtaatgataatgttcaaaaatattctgGTAATGACTACAGAACTAGACATAAATGTTCAGATATGGGAGATTATATATTAGGAAATTCCAAACATTCTAATGAAGAGGATAACAATGTGGTGAATGCAAACCTGGATCAACAGAAGCCAAAAAATAGtaatgatggtgatgaCGACGACGGGCAAACTACACTAGGTCAAGATGCACAAATTCCTGTTCCTCCTGCAACTttagaaagaagaagatctTCATTCGAATACGAAGATTTTAAAAAGGATATTTATGATCGTTTGAAAATGTTCGAAACAAAGTAA